ACCCTCgttattatcttttttattatatgtttgtgTATATTTTTTATACCTTCAAacgttatattattaattttattatttataatattattattgtcattatttTTGAACATCTCATGTGTCTTAAActattatcaattttaaatattttacatatattatcTCTTTTAAATCATCATACGTAGTattcattttgaaattgttatatgTATTTTTGtactttaaattattatatatatatactcacacATTCTTTTTGCTTAAACGATTTTTATACGTTATTCTATCtcaaatttctcttttcatatcatttattctaaatgttttatacattatttatgttaaataatttcatatattatttattttaagttttttttatatgttattctattatactattttacatgtaaacaatttTAAGTTCTTTATTGCGAAccttttatcattatttacctTAAGTTTTCATATATTACTTGTATTAAATTGTTTTCCATACttcttataaattatatttttaaaatctgtttttcatatattatttattttagatattcTATGTATTCTTTCAATTTGTTATATACACTTTTCGTCTTAAGTTAGCATTTTGAAATCATTTTGTGTATCAATTATTTTAGATTGTACTATACCAttcccttaaaatttttttttataatacctAACTCAAACTTGTTTCTAtgtatcatttatttaaaattgtctCATTATCTATTTTAAAAGGTTTCATGTAGTTTATCTCTTTCTTTTGATTATTAATGTTGGTATCTAAGTGACCTATGTTATGTGATTATTGTCATTGTGTATTATGATTCGTTCGtttgtattttcatattattgttgtagaagcccaaattacCCGGGCCCGCTTACATCCAAACCCAACCAATTAAACCTATTTACAACCATAACCCAACAACCCATTAAATACCCACAGCACAATTACCCATCTAAATTAACCCAATAACCCAATTTGACCCAACAACCTAACCTAGCCCAAACCAATAatcaaaaaaaagaagagaaaggaaaaacCCTAGCCGTACTTGTCCCATCGCCCACTTGCCTCTGCCAAGGCCACCAACCGCCACCAGCATCGGTCACCTGCCCTCTGCCACCGGCCATACCCTGCAAGACAAAGAAAACACGCAAACAGCAAAAAGAGAAACAGACAGTGTAACAAGTCAAATATAAAAACCGAATGGAAATCATTGTATAgggattttttttaatgaaaaaaggaGAAAGGTTTCAAGtatacaaaacaaaaagaaagagaaatagaAGATTAAGTATAGACCAAGAATCAAACAGAGAATCGAAAATAAAACAAGGAAATCAGATCAGGAATCGGGTTACTAAggtcttttattttctttattttactaaggtattttattttctttattttttctttgtttcgaATCTATTGCATATATACGCAAATACATCGAAATATACATACAACAAATGTAAAAACTCACCTGGTTTTTGAATCGGCCGAAAAGAGAGGGGTTTTTGAGTTTCGGCCGCCGTGGCGGTGGACGACGACGGCAATGGACGGCGGGCCCCTCGCCTGAC
This window of the Gossypium hirsutum isolate 1008001.06 chromosome A09, Gossypium_hirsutum_v2.1, whole genome shotgun sequence genome carries:
- the LOC121206145 gene encoding uncharacterized protein isoform X2 → MRMPLLQMGSEHCCEESILIPVILPSNSKTPGQTLTKSLYYRMLRQTGSLFSPKPKSGEGPAVHCRRRPPPRRPKLKNPSLFGRFKNQGMAGGRGQVTDAGGGWWPWQRQVGDGTSTARVFPFSSFF